In Nonomuraea sp. NBC_00507, the following are encoded in one genomic region:
- a CDS encoding sensor histidine kinase, which yields MTMTRLRDVRLIPLVFGPLIGFLAVLETQLDDFFGASAGATWVSGVLLGAGVVVAAWHPLAGTVMAAACLPIPVVVLDAPGVGGAAMIGMIGVVAWAGWREPPQRSLAAFGAAAVAFTSASMAAGLSLWELFFVPAILLPGWCMGLLARRSGERAAELAELAAALDAEREANAQAAVAQERTRIAREVHDAVAHSVSVMTLQLGGLRRVLAGRPAEQEVVAGLERLGRQTVEEMRGLVGILREHVDGEHPAPVPSLARVGELIADVRAAGLKVTLDSPAEPPQLPPVLDLTAYRVLQEALTNVLRHAGEVPTAVTIGYTDQAVTLEVRNEPGRAAQAARRGGHGLVGMRERLAMVQGSLHTSVEPDGGFAVRARFPIPRTR from the coding sequence ATGACGATGACCCGGCTGAGGGACGTCCGCCTCATCCCGCTGGTGTTCGGGCCGCTGATCGGTTTCCTGGCCGTGCTGGAGACCCAGCTGGACGACTTCTTCGGCGCCAGCGCCGGCGCCACGTGGGTGTCGGGTGTCCTGCTGGGTGCTGGGGTGGTGGTCGCGGCCTGGCATCCGCTGGCCGGCACGGTCATGGCGGCCGCCTGCCTGCCGATCCCCGTGGTCGTCTTAGACGCGCCGGGAGTCGGTGGCGCGGCGATGATCGGCATGATCGGGGTGGTGGCGTGGGCCGGCTGGCGTGAGCCACCCCAGCGCTCGCTGGCGGCGTTCGGCGCCGCGGCCGTGGCTTTCACGAGCGCGTCGATGGCCGCCGGCCTGTCGTTGTGGGAGTTGTTCTTCGTTCCGGCGATCCTGCTGCCCGGCTGGTGCATGGGGCTGCTCGCCCGGCGCAGCGGGGAGCGGGCGGCCGAGCTCGCCGAGCTGGCCGCCGCTCTCGACGCCGAACGCGAGGCGAACGCCCAGGCGGCGGTCGCGCAGGAGCGTACGCGCATCGCCCGGGAGGTGCACGACGCGGTCGCGCACTCGGTCAGCGTGATGACCCTCCAGCTGGGCGGCCTGCGCAGGGTGCTCGCCGGCCGCCCGGCCGAGCAGGAGGTCGTGGCCGGGCTGGAGCGGCTCGGGAGGCAGACGGTGGAGGAGATGCGCGGCCTGGTGGGCATCCTGCGCGAGCACGTCGACGGCGAGCACCCAGCGCCGGTGCCGTCACTGGCCCGCGTCGGCGAGCTGATCGCGGATGTCCGCGCCGCCGGTCTGAAGGTGACTCTGGACTCCCCCGCCGAGCCGCCGCAACTTCCGCCGGTCCTCGACCTCACCGCCTACCGGGTGCTCCAGGAAGCCCTGACGAACGTCTTGCGGCACGCCGGCGAGGTGCCGACCGCGGTCACCATCGGCTACACCGACCAGGCCGTCACGCTCGAGGTACGCAACGAGCCCGGGCGGGCGGCGCAGGCGGCGAGGCGCGGTGGCCACGGCCTGGTGGGCATGCGTGAACGGCTCGCGATGGTGCAGGGAAGCCTGCACACCAGTGTCGAGCCGGACGGTGGGTTCGCGGTGCGCGCCCGGTTCCCCATCCCCCGCACACGGTAG
- a CDS encoding extracellular solute-binding protein has product MTAPLRKHGLLALVCGAALMLLLLLWQSSGADGPPQPAPPSAALSPPPVPSTPQEECGGHDGELVVATGDDVSTGSVRREIFDEWNNKDKPAGDPPAKLLEISGSTDVRRAQMAALAQAGSCEYDVLVLDVAWVTEFARHGYIQPIELSDEGDRFLTGPLEAGQIDGEQYGVPFAADAPLEYRRLDRQSGGYLLQLDDNEMGTINFLEMIELGGGKVLDGDDRTTVALDDDRDDTWEALKPSKHVLSSTDESVAVLRESLQMDEDRSVVAFKEGRIGEQPVSYMRNWPIAFHQLASDPRMRGSDLRLLFDVRAPTAEGGVLGGSVLAVSQHIKPDKLRAAQRLIDRLTSQEVQARLFACGGYSPVLTEVYEKYEAGRGPACARQTGTDITSASLPELATLASETRKSIGLAHPRPKSPYYAQFSEIFRRCARGVWENRVTEEAFFSSVGALEAALNGRVPDDRPPC; this is encoded by the coding sequence ATGACCGCGCCGCTGAGGAAGCACGGCCTCTTGGCGCTCGTCTGCGGGGCCGCGCTGATGCTGCTGCTCCTGCTGTGGCAGTCCAGCGGCGCGGACGGACCGCCGCAGCCGGCCCCGCCGTCGGCCGCGCTCAGCCCGCCCCCTGTGCCCTCGACGCCTCAGGAAGAATGCGGCGGCCACGACGGCGAGCTGGTCGTCGCCACGGGCGACGACGTCAGCACGGGCAGCGTACGGCGCGAGATCTTCGACGAGTGGAACAACAAGGACAAGCCTGCCGGAGACCCGCCGGCCAAGCTGCTGGAGATCTCCGGCAGCACTGACGTGCGGCGCGCCCAGATGGCGGCGCTGGCCCAGGCCGGCAGCTGCGAGTACGACGTGCTCGTGCTCGACGTGGCGTGGGTGACCGAGTTCGCCAGGCACGGTTACATCCAGCCGATCGAGCTGAGCGATGAGGGAGACCGCTTCCTGACCGGCCCGCTGGAGGCCGGGCAGATCGACGGGGAGCAGTACGGCGTTCCGTTCGCCGCCGACGCGCCCCTGGAGTACCGCCGGCTGGACCGGCAATCCGGCGGTTATCTGCTTCAACTGGACGACAACGAGATGGGCACGATCAACTTCCTGGAAATGATCGAGCTTGGCGGCGGAAAGGTGCTCGACGGCGACGACAGGACCACGGTGGCCCTCGACGACGACCGCGACGACACCTGGGAGGCGCTGAAGCCGTCCAAGCACGTGTTGTCCAGTACGGATGAGAGCGTCGCCGTTCTGCGCGAATCGCTCCAGATGGACGAGGATCGCAGCGTCGTGGCCTTCAAGGAGGGCAGGATCGGCGAGCAGCCGGTGTCCTACATGCGCAACTGGCCGATCGCGTTCCATCAGCTGGCGTCGGACCCGCGCATGCGTGGATCGGACCTGAGGCTGTTGTTCGACGTACGCGCGCCTACGGCGGAGGGCGGCGTGCTCGGCGGCTCGGTGCTGGCCGTCTCCCAGCACATCAAGCCGGACAAGCTGCGCGCGGCGCAGCGGCTGATCGACCGGCTCACCAGCCAGGAGGTGCAGGCCCGGCTGTTCGCCTGCGGCGGATACAGCCCCGTCCTGACCGAGGTGTACGAGAAGTACGAGGCAGGCCGTGGGCCCGCGTGCGCGCGCCAGACCGGCACGGACATCACCAGCGCGAGCCTGCCCGAGCTCGCCACGCTGGCCTCGGAGACCAGGAAGTCCATCGGACTGGCTCACCCGCGGCCGAAGTCGCCCTACTATGCCCAGTTCAGCGAGATCTTCCGCCGCTGCGCACGCGGCGTCTGGGAGAACAGGGTGACGGAGGAGGCGTTCTTCTCCTCCGTCGGCGCGCTGGAGGCTGCGTTGAACGGCAGAGTGCCCGACGACCGGCCGCCCTGTTGA
- a CDS encoding nuclear transport factor 2 family protein — translation MDETSRTRSAVHAYFERVERRDWEGFGALLAEDVVYEMPQSRERIRGKATYLQFNREYPGDWHLQVRRVVADGRHAAAWVDARVGAEHQDACVWFELSGQGLISRITDYWPEPYDPPPGREHLVERW, via the coding sequence GTGGACGAGACATCGAGAACCCGAAGCGCCGTGCACGCCTACTTTGAGCGCGTCGAGCGGCGTGATTGGGAAGGCTTCGGCGCCCTGCTGGCCGAGGACGTGGTCTATGAGATGCCCCAGAGTCGCGAACGGATCCGCGGGAAGGCGACCTACCTCCAGTTCAACAGGGAATATCCCGGCGATTGGCACCTTCAGGTTCGGCGCGTCGTCGCCGATGGCCGCCATGCGGCGGCGTGGGTCGACGCGCGCGTCGGCGCCGAGCACCAGGATGCGTGCGTGTGGTTCGAGCTCTCCGGCCAGGGCCTGATCAGCCGGATCACTGACTACTGGCCGGAGCCGTATGATCCGCCGCCTGGTCGCGAGCACCTTGTGGAGCGCTGGTAA
- a CDS encoding FAD-dependent oxidoreductase, giving the protein MAESTGVLVCGGGPAGMMLGLLLARAGIEVTVLEKHGDFLRDFRGDTVHPSTVRLMDELGLGEAFRALPQSRLTRVAFPVADGSIVTLGDFESLPAPYNYIAMVPQWDLLSFLAKAAGEEPGFALRMNTAATGLLRERGKVVGVSYRTADGREGEIRAELTVACDGRHSTLRRDAGLVPKEFHVPFDVWWFRLPRFEHEAGVPAGITPVARGAEALIALTREDYYQLAYLTAKGSDARLRAEGVERFRERIAHLRPDFADRVDRLESMDEVFVLDVKLNRLKRWHLDGLLLIGDAAHAMSPAGGVGINLAVQDAVAAAAILADPLRRHAVTLKDLAAVQRRRHLPTVIIQGLQRLVQRGFFEAQFTGKRSGPPKSLLFLIRAFPGFRKIPPRMVGFGPRPEHAPAFARRSG; this is encoded by the coding sequence ATGGCTGAAAGCACAGGTGTCCTGGTGTGTGGCGGCGGCCCGGCGGGCATGATGCTGGGCCTCCTGCTGGCCAGGGCAGGCATTGAGGTCACCGTGCTGGAGAAGCACGGCGACTTCCTGCGCGACTTCCGGGGTGACACCGTGCACCCGTCCACGGTCCGGCTCATGGACGAGCTCGGCCTCGGCGAGGCCTTCCGTGCTCTGCCGCAGAGCCGTCTGACCAGGGTGGCGTTCCCCGTCGCCGACGGGAGCATCGTCACCTTGGGAGACTTCGAGTCGCTGCCGGCGCCGTACAACTACATCGCGATGGTGCCCCAGTGGGACCTGCTCTCCTTCCTCGCCAAGGCGGCCGGCGAGGAGCCCGGCTTCGCCCTGCGCATGAACACGGCGGCGACCGGGCTGCTGAGGGAGCGCGGCAAGGTCGTCGGGGTCAGCTATCGCACGGCGGACGGCCGGGAAGGGGAGATCCGCGCCGAGCTGACGGTCGCGTGCGACGGCAGGCACTCCACGCTGCGGCGGGACGCGGGTCTCGTGCCCAAGGAGTTTCACGTGCCCTTCGACGTCTGGTGGTTCCGCCTGCCCAGGTTCGAGCACGAGGCGGGCGTGCCGGCCGGCATCACGCCGGTCGCGCGGGGGGCGGAGGCGCTGATCGCTCTGACCCGCGAGGACTACTACCAGCTGGCGTACCTCACCGCCAAAGGCTCCGACGCGCGGCTGCGGGCCGAGGGCGTGGAGCGGTTCCGCGAGCGCATCGCCCACCTGCGGCCGGACTTCGCCGACCGGGTGGACCGGCTGGAGAGCATGGACGAGGTCTTCGTGCTCGACGTCAAGCTCAACCGGCTCAAGCGCTGGCACCTCGACGGGCTGCTGCTCATCGGCGACGCCGCGCACGCCATGTCGCCCGCCGGCGGGGTAGGCATCAATCTGGCCGTCCAGGACGCGGTGGCCGCCGCTGCCATCCTGGCCGACCCCCTGCGCCGGCACGCGGTCACTCTCAAGGACCTGGCGGCCGTGCAACGGCGCAGGCACCTCCCGACCGTGATCATTCAGGGTCTGCAGCGGCTGGTGCAACGGGGCTTCTTCGAGGCGCAGTTCACCGGCAAACGGTCCGGGCCGCCGAAGTCCCTCCTCTTCCTCATTCGCGCGTTCCCGGGCTTCCGCAAGATTCCTCCCCGGATGGTCGGCTTCGGACCCCGTCCGGAACATGCACCGGCCTTCGCCCGCAGGTCCGGCTGA
- a CDS encoding class I SAM-dependent DNA methyltransferase, with amino-acid sequence MRQEEIWDSEAAQGYDTPGAGMFAPEVLEPTVDRLAELAGDGRALEFAIGTGRVAVPLAERGVPVTGIELSSPMIDQLRTKVDEATIPVIAGDMATAVAPGEYSLVYLVFNTISNLLTQAEQVACFRNAARHLTPGGRFVIELWVPELRKLPPGQQATVWHSEPGYIGLDTYDVLRQHVVSHHFRFDESRQARLFRSPHRYIWPAELDLMAELAGFELESRHADWAGAEFTAESRSHVSVYRLPPD; translated from the coding sequence ATGCGTCAGGAGGAGATCTGGGACAGCGAGGCCGCTCAGGGCTATGACACTCCGGGGGCCGGCATGTTCGCGCCCGAAGTCCTGGAGCCGACCGTGGATCGTCTCGCCGAGCTCGCGGGCGACGGACGGGCGCTCGAGTTCGCCATCGGGACCGGCCGCGTGGCCGTGCCGCTCGCCGAGCGAGGAGTGCCGGTAACCGGCATCGAGCTGTCATCTCCGATGATCGACCAGCTGCGCACGAAGGTGGACGAAGCGACCATCCCAGTGATCGCCGGTGACATGGCGACCGCCGTCGCCCCGGGGGAATACTCGCTCGTCTACCTCGTCTTCAACACGATCTCCAACCTGCTCACCCAGGCCGAGCAGGTCGCGTGCTTCCGCAACGCCGCCCGCCATCTCACGCCCGGCGGGCGGTTCGTGATCGAGCTCTGGGTGCCTGAGCTGCGTAAACTCCCGCCGGGACAGCAGGCCACGGTCTGGCATTCCGAGCCCGGCTACATCGGCTTGGACACCTACGACGTTCTGCGGCAGCATGTGGTCTCGCACCACTTCAGGTTCGACGAGAGCCGGCAGGCTCGGCTTTTCCGCAGCCCGCACCGCTACATCTGGCCGGCCGAGCTGGACCTCATGGCTGAGCTGGCCGGGTTCGAGCTGGAGAGCAGGCATGCCGACTGGGCCGGAGCCGAGTTCACCGCCGAGTCGCGGTCCCACGTGTCCGTCTACCGCCTTCCGCCGGACTAG
- a CDS encoding maleylpyruvate isomerase family mycothiol-dependent enzyme, translating into MTAPKSPLSRRTGLWPLVHAERAALAADLADLTEEQWTTPSLCEGLTVREVLAHLTAGARLNGVRWLAGVIRCRFDFDKQVAMRLAEQLGTSPADTLDRFRQVITSTTKPPLPTMAMLGETIVHGEDIRRPLGIRRAHPIETLTLVAGYYSRSDMVVVAKGRIRGLHLVANDGPFSTGSGPLVTGSTLALTMAMTGRAAYCGELDEPGVTTLRDRCGTP; encoded by the coding sequence ATGACGGCCCCGAAATCACCCCTGAGTCGCCGTACCGGCCTCTGGCCGCTGGTCCACGCCGAGCGCGCGGCCTTGGCGGCCGACCTCGCGGATCTGACCGAAGAGCAGTGGACGACGCCCTCCCTGTGCGAAGGGCTGACGGTGCGCGAGGTACTCGCCCACCTCACCGCCGGGGCGCGCCTCAACGGCGTACGGTGGCTGGCGGGTGTCATCCGCTGCCGGTTCGACTTCGACAAACAGGTGGCCATGCGGTTGGCCGAGCAGCTCGGCACGTCCCCGGCCGACACGCTCGACAGGTTCCGCCAGGTCATCACCAGCACCACCAAGCCGCCCCTGCCGACCATGGCGATGCTGGGCGAGACGATCGTGCACGGCGAGGACATCCGCCGACCGCTGGGCATTCGCCGCGCCCATCCGATCGAGACGCTCACCCTGGTGGCCGGCTACTACAGCCGCTCCGACATGGTCGTCGTCGCCAAGGGCCGCATCCGGGGCCTCCACCTCGTCGCGAACGATGGGCCCTTCAGCACCGGCTCCGGCCCGCTCGTCACCGGCAGCACGCTGGCGCTGACGATGGCGATGACGGGGCGCGCGGCATACTGCGGCGAACTCGACGAGCCCGGCGTCACCACCCTGCGCGACCGCTGCGGAACCCCGTGA
- a CDS encoding response regulator transcription factor — MLRAASDGSTVADIAGRLFLTDGTVRNYLSSAIGKTGARNRAEAVRVAESRGWL; from the coding sequence GTGCTGCGCGCCGCCTCCGACGGCTCGACCGTGGCCGACATCGCCGGCCGGCTGTTCCTCACCGACGGCACCGTACGCAACTACCTGTCCTCGGCCATCGGCAAGACCGGCGCCCGCAACCGCGCCGAGGCCGTCCGCGTCGCCGAGTCCCGCGGCTGGTTGTGA
- a CDS encoding LGFP repeat-containing protein — MGRTASRSLTGLAAAVATAAVCLAAPQAASASSACDPSLVAPQGSLIGGLWRSNGGETSVFGCPTTKEFGYADKKGSWQRFRNGKIVWSPNLGGGTLVRVFQKGQNIVFKWSGLGRDWDYFNVRWSKDGGNATQVQVGRLTPWSGQYLMAPYVQGGVGTTTNGHEVNKFVFIVQGCDKTTFGSDCGPWSIPTSISLAH, encoded by the coding sequence ATGGGCCGCACAGCTTCCCGTTCACTCACCGGTCTGGCCGCGGCCGTGGCGACGGCCGCCGTCTGTCTGGCCGCCCCGCAGGCCGCATCCGCCAGTAGCGCGTGCGACCCGTCGCTGGTGGCCCCCCAAGGCAGCCTCATCGGCGGCCTGTGGCGCTCCAACGGGGGCGAGACGAGCGTGTTCGGCTGCCCGACCACCAAGGAGTTCGGCTACGCCGACAAGAAGGGCTCCTGGCAGCGCTTCCGCAACGGCAAGATCGTCTGGTCGCCGAACCTCGGCGGCGGCACCCTGGTCCGCGTCTTCCAGAAGGGCCAGAACATCGTCTTCAAGTGGAGCGGCCTGGGCCGTGACTGGGACTACTTCAACGTCCGCTGGAGCAAGGACGGCGGCAACGCCACCCAGGTCCAGGTCGGCCGGCTGACCCCGTGGAGCGGCCAGTACCTGATGGCCCCGTACGTCCAGGGCGGCGTCGGCACCACGACCAACGGCCACGAGGTCAACAAGTTCGTCTTCATCGTCCAGGGCTGCGACAAGACCACCTTCGGCTCCGACTGCGGCCCGTGGAGCATTCCGACCTCCATCAGCCTCGCTCACTGA
- a CDS encoding DUF429 domain-containing protein yields MVTVGIDLAAEAVRTAVAWLDWAAGRARLARVEVGADDALIVDAVMDAGKAGIDCPLGWPDRFVEFVTAHRNGHVRVPEGLVGRAWRRDLALRVTDQVVHEQTGLTPLSVSADRIGHATMRCAAVLAELARRGRPVDRRGAGVVVEVYPAACLKQWGLPYRGYKRAANLGELGRLVDRLLEVAPWLDLGAYESLCRASDDATDAVISALAARASALGLVTVPAAEQAEAAGTEGWIALPTTPLNRLMTEESACRWASTAEPDPGRA; encoded by the coding sequence ATGGTGACGGTCGGGATCGATCTCGCCGCGGAGGCGGTGCGGACCGCGGTGGCCTGGCTCGACTGGGCGGCCGGCCGCGCCCGGCTCGCCCGGGTGGAGGTCGGGGCGGACGACGCGCTGATCGTCGACGCGGTGATGGACGCCGGCAAGGCGGGAATCGACTGCCCGCTCGGCTGGCCGGACCGGTTCGTCGAGTTCGTCACCGCGCACCGCAACGGGCACGTTCGAGTCCCGGAAGGGCTGGTCGGCCGAGCCTGGCGGCGGGATCTGGCGCTGCGGGTCACCGACCAGGTGGTGCACGAGCAGACGGGGCTGACGCCGCTGAGCGTGTCGGCCGACCGCATCGGGCACGCCACCATGCGGTGTGCCGCTGTGCTGGCCGAGCTCGCGCGGCGGGGGCGGCCGGTGGATCGGCGAGGTGCTGGGGTGGTGGTGGAGGTGTATCCGGCGGCTTGCCTGAAGCAGTGGGGGTTGCCGTATCGGGGTTACAAACGCGCCGCCAACCTCGGTGAGCTGGGCCGGTTGGTGGATCGGTTGCTGGAGGTGGCGCCGTGGCTGGATCTGGGCGCGTACGAGTCGCTCTGCCGGGCCTCGGACGACGCCACCGACGCCGTCATCTCCGCGCTGGCCGCCCGCGCATCAGCCCTCGGCCTCGTGACCGTGCCGGCAGCGGAGCAGGCCGAAGCGGCCGGTACGGAGGGCTGGATCGCCCTGCCCACCACACCCCTGAACCGCCTCATGACAGAGGAAAGCGCATGTCGATGGGCAAGCACTGCTGAGCCGGATCCCGGGCGGGCCTGA
- a CDS encoding serine/threonine protein kinase → MPAGPLEPGDPRVLGAFQVVARLGEGGQGIVYEGRSPSGERVAIKVLKGGADPDTRRRLARELESARRVAPFCTARVLEAEPDRPAPYVVSEFVAGPSLQERVRAGGPLRDGDLERLAVGTACALAAIHGAGVVHRDFKPANVLLGPDGPRVVDFGIARPLDAATAPSTMSGTPPYMAPEQLKGEHGSPAADVFAWAATMVYAATGRAPFGSDTVAAVFHRILSQEPDLSGIPQSLRGTLAACLSKDPRTRPTARSLLIRLVDPGAPTVTVPDVGPVPSAYVPPNWPAPGPTHVLPTEPAPRPVPLPADGSTVPALGDAGISGQDTSSAPPYGEPITRRRMRPAVPLIAITVAALATAGVLYASGTIGGSAAGDGVTTVREPTSGATSTSSPKPASGSTTAAPPAGTGGIPQAFDGTWTGRVVSEDDRKKGVEVTITLTGGQSTGTWADGDCQQQATLTRVRSGTVLEMTVAQRDQCVGGDMTLTLKGSGTLDLVRQEGAGSLAYRGSLRRS, encoded by the coding sequence ATGCCCGCTGGCCCGCTGGAGCCAGGAGACCCCCGTGTACTCGGAGCGTTCCAGGTCGTCGCACGCCTGGGCGAGGGCGGGCAGGGGATCGTCTACGAGGGGCGGAGCCCGTCCGGCGAGCGGGTTGCGATCAAGGTCCTCAAAGGGGGCGCCGATCCTGACACCCGCCGCCGGCTGGCCAGAGAGCTGGAGTCGGCCCGCCGGGTGGCCCCCTTCTGCACGGCCCGCGTGCTCGAAGCCGAGCCCGACCGGCCGGCTCCGTACGTCGTGAGCGAGTTCGTGGCGGGCCCGTCGCTGCAGGAGCGGGTACGCGCGGGCGGCCCCCTGCGCGACGGCGACCTCGAGCGACTGGCGGTCGGCACGGCCTGCGCCCTCGCGGCCATCCACGGCGCCGGGGTCGTTCATCGGGACTTCAAACCCGCCAACGTGCTGCTCGGTCCGGACGGACCACGGGTGGTCGACTTCGGCATCGCCCGGCCCCTCGACGCCGCCACGGCGCCCTCGACGATGTCGGGCACCCCGCCGTACATGGCGCCCGAGCAGCTCAAGGGAGAGCACGGATCGCCCGCGGCCGACGTCTTCGCCTGGGCCGCGACCATGGTCTACGCCGCGACCGGCCGGGCGCCGTTCGGCAGCGACACCGTTGCCGCCGTCTTCCACCGCATTCTCAGCCAGGAACCCGACCTTTCGGGCATTCCGCAGAGCCTGCGCGGGACCCTGGCCGCCTGCCTGTCGAAGGATCCCCGGACCCGCCCCACTGCTCGGTCGCTCCTGATCCGCCTGGTCGACCCCGGGGCCCCTACCGTCACGGTTCCCGACGTCGGACCGGTCCCCAGCGCGTACGTCCCGCCGAACTGGCCCGCCCCGGGCCCGACCCACGTGCTCCCGACCGAGCCTGCACCCCGCCCGGTCCCCCTTCCCGCAGACGGATCGACGGTGCCGGCTCTTGGCGACGCCGGCATCTCGGGGCAGGACACCTCCTCCGCGCCGCCGTACGGCGAACCGATCACCCGGCGGAGGATGCGGCCGGCCGTGCCGTTGATCGCCATCACCGTGGCGGCGCTCGCGACGGCCGGTGTGCTGTACGCGAGTGGGACGATCGGCGGCTCGGCCGCCGGCGACGGGGTGACGACGGTGCGGGAGCCGACCTCCGGGGCGACCTCGACGTCGTCCCCGAAGCCGGCCTCTGGATCGACTACAGCAGCGCCCCCCGCCGGGACGGGCGGAATCCCCCAAGCCTTCGACGGGACCTGGACGGGACGGGTCGTCTCAGAGGACGACCGCAAGAAGGGCGTCGAGGTCACGATCACCCTGACGGGCGGGCAGAGCACCGGGACGTGGGCGGACGGCGACTGCCAGCAGCAGGCCACGCTGACCCGGGTCAGGAGCGGCACCGTGCTCGAGATGACCGTGGCTCAGCGGGATCAATGCGTGGGCGGGGACATGACCCTCACGCTGAAGGGTTCCGGGACTCTAGACCTCGTGCGGCAGGAGGGCGCGGGCTCGCTGGCATACCGCGGGAGCCTGCGCCGCTCCTGA